In Kordia antarctica, the following proteins share a genomic window:
- a CDS encoding transglutaminase domain-containing protein, with protein sequence MSIIKYSFLFIFVFQIHAQASDFPTISFEKADKIALEYKNENLSNLPELSYKLTSDLTTDVERFRAIFKWVCSSVSNDYKLYSRNMRKRQRYKNDSLKLSDWNEKFQKIAFRKLLKDRKTICTGYAYLIKELANLANIECEIVHGFARTSTMNIEKLDTPNHSWNAVKLNGNWYLCDPTWASGIPNPTSYLFEFQFNDGFFLSDPKIFSINHFPAEEKWFLLEDEKPSFEMFLEAPIIYGKAYTHFSNHTKPKKLENTVLKNENILFELQLLNPVNKEDIILLIDTNFSSKKIHPEKISIKNQSLSIAYKFETTGYYDVHLYVKDDLISTYTFEVKK encoded by the coding sequence ATGAGCATTATAAAATATAGTTTTCTATTCATTTTTGTATTCCAAATTCATGCGCAAGCTTCTGATTTTCCAACGATTAGTTTTGAAAAGGCAGATAAAATTGCATTGGAATACAAAAATGAAAATCTTAGTAATTTACCTGAGTTATCGTATAAACTCACTTCAGATTTAACAACCGATGTTGAGCGTTTTAGAGCTATTTTCAAATGGGTTTGCAGTAGTGTTTCCAATGATTATAAGTTGTATTCAAGAAACATGCGAAAGCGGCAACGATATAAAAATGATAGCTTAAAACTTAGCGATTGGAATGAAAAGTTTCAAAAAATAGCATTTCGAAAACTCTTAAAAGATAGAAAAACCATTTGTACAGGGTATGCGTATCTTATTAAAGAATTGGCGAATTTGGCAAATATAGAGTGTGAAATTGTTCATGGTTTTGCCAGAACAAGTACGATGAATATTGAAAAACTCGATACACCAAATCATTCTTGGAATGCTGTTAAACTAAATGGAAATTGGTATTTGTGCGATCCAACTTGGGCAAGCGGAATTCCTAATCCAACTTCATATCTATTTGAATTTCAATTTAATGACGGTTTTTTTCTGTCTGATCCAAAAATATTTTCTATCAATCATTTTCCTGCTGAAGAAAAATGGTTTCTTTTAGAAGATGAAAAACCTTCATTTGAAATGTTTCTGGAAGCTCCAATTATTTACGGAAAAGCGTACACACATTTTAGCAATCATACCAAACCAAAAAAACTGGAAAATACGGTGCTGAAAAACGAGAATATTCTTTTTGAACTTCAACTTTTAAATCCTGTAAATAAAGAAGATATTATTCTTTTAATTGATACAAATTTTAGTAGTAAAAAAATACATCCTGAGAAAATTTCAATCAAAAATCAATCACTAAGTATAGCATATAAATTTGAAACGACAGGATATTATGATGTCCATTTATATGTGAAAGATGATTTAATTTCGACCTACACTTTTGAGGTTAAGAAATAA
- a CDS encoding carboxypeptidase-like regulatory domain-containing protein has product MKTQVTFTRKLWIATILMVVAFTFNPMYGQSDTKTTAEAQSGRTIKGIVSNESGPLDGVNITLKDSNSGTVTNAKGEFTFPKPLKTGDVLLISYLGYQTAAVKIKANTSFIRTALTEEILEFMGSLNSNKRYKSKRTN; this is encoded by the coding sequence ATGAAAACACAAGTAACATTTACACGAAAATTATGGATTGCTACAATTTTGATGGTTGTTGCATTCACGTTTAATCCAATGTATGGACAATCTGACACAAAAACTACAGCAGAAGCACAAAGTGGAAGAACTATTAAAGGAATTGTTAGTAATGAATCTGGACCTTTGGATGGCGTTAATATTACGTTGAAAGATTCAAACTCGGGAACTGTAACAAATGCCAAAGGAGAATTTACGTTTCCTAAACCTTTGAAAACAGGAGATGTTTTACTAATTAGTTATTTAGGGTACCAAACAGCCGCAGTAAAAATTAAAGCCAATACGAGCTTTATAAGAACCGCATTAACTGAAGAAATACTTGAGTTTATGGGAAGTTTAAATTCGAATAAGCGGTACAAATCTAAACGCACAAATTAG
- a CDS encoding DUF58 domain-containing protein, producing MNLQQEFNKTAGFKNLELLAQQVVEGFISGMHKSPFHGFSAEFAEHKIYNQGESTKHIDWKLFAKTDKLYTKKYEEETNLRCHIIIDNSSSMHYPEVEAPSIANLNKIGFSVLATASLMNILKKQRDAIGLSIYSDSYDFYAPEKGSERHHQLLLNALDKTVTTKRINKKTDTYTYLHQIAEKIHRRSLIFLFTDMFQDGVEDEKLFEALQHLKYNKHEVVLFHVFDSEKELNFEFDNKPKRFVDVESGEHIDIYADTVQENYQKAVETYFQQLKMKCAQYKIKYVTADITKDFEKILVTYLVERQKFA from the coding sequence GTGAATTTACAACAAGAATTTAATAAAACGGCAGGATTTAAGAATCTCGAATTGCTTGCACAACAAGTAGTGGAAGGATTTATTTCGGGAATGCATAAGAGTCCATTTCATGGTTTTTCTGCGGAATTTGCTGAACATAAAATTTACAATCAAGGTGAAAGTACGAAGCATATTGATTGGAAATTGTTTGCCAAAACCGATAAACTTTACACAAAGAAATACGAAGAAGAAACCAATTTACGCTGTCATATTATTATAGACAATTCGTCTTCAATGCATTATCCAGAAGTGGAAGCGCCATCAATTGCCAACTTAAATAAAATTGGATTTTCGGTACTTGCAACAGCTTCGTTGATGAATATTCTAAAAAAACAACGTGATGCGATTGGTTTGAGTATTTATTCTGATAGTTATGATTTTTATGCGCCTGAAAAAGGAAGCGAACGTCATCATCAATTGTTATTGAATGCACTTGATAAAACGGTCACTACAAAGCGAATTAATAAAAAAACAGACACATATACATATCTACATCAAATTGCGGAGAAAATACACCGTAGAAGCCTTATTTTCCTTTTTACAGACATGTTTCAAGATGGAGTAGAAGATGAAAAGTTGTTTGAAGCATTACAGCATTTAAAATACAATAAACATGAAGTGGTTTTATTTCATGTGTTTGATTCTGAAAAAGAATTAAATTTTGAGTTTGACAATAAACCAAAACGATTCGTTGATGTAGAATCGGGAGAACATATCGATATTTATGCTGATACGGTTCAGGAAAATTATCAAAAAGCGGTTGAAACTTATTTTCAGCAATTAAAAATGAAATGTGCGCAATACAAAATAAAATATGTTACTGCAGACATTACAAAAGATTTTGAAAAAATATTAGTTACGTATTTGGTTGAAAGACAAAAGTTTGCATAG
- a CDS encoding ArsR/SmtB family transcription factor: MQDKITRLFKAIADPTRRDIFHALVIATSALSISQISNQFEITRQGITKHIKTLEEAGLVTIESKGRERFCNVNTNPLKEVNNWLQFYEQFWDDSLQDLGNYLDSKNS; the protein is encoded by the coding sequence ATGCAAGATAAAATCACACGTTTATTTAAGGCAATTGCAGATCCGACTCGGCGTGATATTTTTCACGCTTTAGTCATTGCAACTTCCGCATTGTCTATTTCGCAGATTTCGAATCAATTTGAAATTACACGACAAGGAATTACAAAACACATCAAAACACTTGAAGAAGCCGGTTTAGTTACGATTGAAAGTAAAGGTCGCGAACGATTTTGCAATGTAAATACAAATCCATTGAAAGAAGTCAATAATTGGCTACAGTTTTACGAACAATTTTGGGATGATTCTTTACAGGATTTAGGAAACTATTTAGATTCGAAAAACAGTTGA
- a CDS encoding SRPBCC family protein, with translation MKDVIQKETIFQHSIDAVWNAITNAEEISTWFIKTNFKAEKGFKYTFFPTEDKGCDTITGEIKNADPYTLIYTWQVENTTVETTVSWRLETVAEGTKLHLEHSGIADYKGETAIAMFESFSGGWDHCMTQLRDYLKK, from the coding sequence ATGAAAGATGTAATACAAAAAGAAACCATATTTCAACATTCAATTGATGCTGTATGGAATGCTATCACAAATGCTGAAGAAATATCTACTTGGTTTATAAAAACCAACTTCAAAGCTGAGAAAGGATTTAAATATACTTTTTTCCCTACGGAAGATAAAGGTTGTGATACCATTACTGGAGAAATAAAAAATGCAGATCCTTATACATTAATTTATACCTGGCAAGTAGAAAATACAACTGTTGAAACTACGGTTTCTTGGAGATTAGAAACCGTAGCAGAAGGAACAAAATTACACTTAGAACACTCAGGTATTGCTGATTATAAAGGCGAAACGGCTATTGCTATGTTTGAAAGTTTCAGTGGCGGTTGGGATCATTGCATGACACAATTACGTGATTATTTAAAAAAATAA
- the trxA gene encoding thioredoxin, with translation MALEITDANFEEIVMNSDKPVLVDFWAAWCGPCKMLGPVVEQIAKEYEGKAVVGKLDVDANQQYAAQFGVRNIPTVLMFQNGELVGRQVGVAPKNAYTEAIDKLLV, from the coding sequence ATGGCTTTAGAAATCACAGATGCTAACTTCGAAGAAATAGTAATGAATAGCGACAAACCTGTACTAGTTGACTTTTGGGCAGCTTGGTGCGGACCTTGTAAAATGTTAGGTCCTGTTGTGGAGCAAATTGCAAAAGAATATGAAGGAAAAGCTGTCGTAGGAAAGTTAGACGTTGATGCAAATCAGCAATATGCGGCTCAATTTGGAGTTCGTAACATTCCAACAGTATTAATGTTCCAAAACGGAGAATTAGTAGGACGTCAAGTAGGTGTTGCGCCAAAAAACGCATATACAGAAGCTATTGACAAGTTATTAGTATAA